From Chloroflexota bacterium, one genomic window encodes:
- a CDS encoding sulfite oxidase → MIGDELRILSREPFNAETPLEDLVGIVTPIERHFVRDHFPRPDHPGRLELDGAVRRPLTLTIDDLTSRPMETAIVTLECAGNGRAFLDPRPPGEPWALGAVGTAEWTGVRLGRLLDEAGVRPGVVEIRFRGADEGRPADLDRTIAFERSLSPSVARTAIVAVAMNGRPLPAEHGAPVRLIVPGWYGMASVKWLTRITAASEPFGGFYQVERYVAGDEPLGRIEPRAVVVAPADAAIVARGTVVIRGYAWSGGGGVRRVEVTTDGGATWRRAQLGRAISPDAWREWRLTWRPRSTGPAVIVALAVDAAGRRQPLEPVRDPLGYRNNAARASRVTVIDGRRSASVPRGRVRTS, encoded by the coding sequence ATGATCGGGGACGAACTTCGCATCCTGAGCCGCGAACCATTCAACGCCGAGACGCCGCTCGAAGACCTCGTGGGGATCGTCACCCCGATCGAGCGGCACTTTGTCCGGGATCACTTCCCCCGCCCGGACCATCCCGGCCGGCTCGAGCTCGACGGTGCGGTCCGCCGGCCTCTGACGCTGACCATCGACGATCTCACCAGCCGTCCGATGGAGACCGCGATCGTCACCCTCGAGTGCGCCGGCAACGGTCGGGCGTTCCTCGACCCGAGGCCGCCGGGAGAGCCATGGGCTCTCGGGGCCGTCGGCACCGCAGAATGGACGGGAGTGAGACTCGGCCGACTGCTCGACGAGGCCGGTGTCCGGCCGGGGGTCGTCGAGATCCGGTTCCGTGGCGCCGACGAGGGTCGGCCAGCCGACCTCGATCGGACGATCGCCTTCGAGCGCTCCCTCTCGCCGAGCGTCGCCCGGACCGCGATCGTCGCGGTGGCGATGAACGGCAGGCCGCTGCCCGCGGAGCACGGCGCGCCTGTTCGGCTCATCGTCCCCGGCTGGTACGGGATGGCGTCGGTCAAGTGGCTCACTCGGATCACCGCAGCCAGCGAGCCGTTCGGCGGTTTCTACCAGGTGGAGCGCTACGTCGCCGGCGACGAACCGCTCGGACGGATCGAGCCGCGAGCGGTGGTGGTCGCGCCTGCGGACGCGGCGATCGTCGCACGCGGCACGGTCGTGATCCGCGGCTACGCGTGGTCGGGGGGCGGCGGCGTTCGCCGGGTGGAGGTGACCACGGACGGGGGCGCGACGTGGCGACGAGCGCAGCTCGGACGTGCCATCTCGCCAGATGCGTGGCGCGAATGGCGACTCACGTGGCGTCCGCGATCCACGGGTCCGGCGGTGATCGTCGCGCTGGCCGTGGACGCGGCCGGCCGTCGTCAGCCGCTCGAGCCCGTCCGCGACCCGCTTGGCTATCGGAACAATGCCGCCCGCGCGAGCCGCGTGACGGTCATCGACGGCCGTCGATCAGCGTCCGTCCCGCGAGGGCGCGTCCGCACCAGCTGA
- a CDS encoding IclR family transcriptional regulator, protein MTARDRPPEEAAEDTSFARGLRLLLTVADRGEVRADELGTLLETPLSSVYRYLRTLVEFGFVERRGGQYRLGPRLMIGSGTQVSSERLIRLADPVLRAIVDETGETALVMRRIGLSAVCLHQVESSQALRVALDPGAMTPLYAGAMSRVLLAFAPVEILGEVLGGGLVPVSRDTPDEAVLRDGLAEIVAAGGATSEGELIPGSVTVAVPIFQEGEIVGSLAVIGPATRCGLAWRTRSRRLLETAAASLIATLATDQPR, encoded by the coding sequence ATGACGGCCCGCGATCGCCCGCCCGAGGAAGCGGCCGAGGACACCTCGTTCGCTCGTGGCCTTCGGCTCCTCCTCACCGTCGCCGACCGTGGCGAGGTCCGGGCTGACGAGCTGGGCACCCTCCTCGAGACGCCGCTCTCGAGCGTCTATCGCTACCTGCGGACCCTCGTCGAATTCGGGTTCGTCGAGCGGCGCGGTGGTCAGTACCGGCTCGGCCCCCGGCTCATGATCGGGAGCGGCACACAGGTGAGCAGCGAGCGGCTCATCCGCCTCGCCGACCCCGTCCTCCGGGCGATCGTCGATGAGACGGGCGAGACGGCGCTCGTCATGCGCCGCATCGGCCTCTCCGCCGTGTGCCTCCATCAGGTGGAGTCCTCGCAGGCGCTCCGGGTCGCACTCGATCCGGGCGCCATGACGCCGCTCTACGCGGGTGCGATGTCGCGCGTCCTCCTCGCCTTCGCCCCGGTCGAGATCCTGGGCGAGGTGCTCGGCGGTGGGCTCGTCCCGGTGAGCCGCGACACGCCGGACGAGGCCGTCCTCCGAGACGGACTGGCGGAGATCGTGGCCGCAGGGGGCGCGACGAGCGAGGGCGAGCTCATTCCCGGATCCGTGACGGTGGCCGTTCCCATATTCCAGGAAGGCGAGATCGTCGGATCGCTCGCGGTGATCGGGCCGGCGACACGGTGCGGTCTCGCGTGGCGCACGCGGAGTCGCCGGCTCCTCGAGACGGCGGCGGCGTCGCTCATCGCGACCCTCGCGACCGACCAGCCCCGCTGA
- a CDS encoding aromatic amino acid lyase: protein MTVVLTGSDLTRGDVVRVARSGAPVRLAPAAVERMAAARTVVDHALARQDPVYGLTTAVGVLKRVAVDVGSAGELSRRIIRHHLVGQGPPAPPDVVRATILRLANGFASGIVGVRPELAERLVAALEDGRTPIVRILGSVGQADLSQMADIAIDLFADVELAPGEGLALVSSNSFSTGWAALAVTDAFDLLDAMTTAGAMSLEALAANPSMLHPAIARVRPYPGLRTELDRLRMLLAGSFIWEDARARSLQDPLTFRNLPHILGACRDVSTHVEGQLAIELNASQGNPIVVVDEDRLISVANHEVLPLVLATDHLRTALASALSSSSERTVKLLETPWSGLPTGLVATSDGAEPGLAYLGIASQALAAEARSIATPVSHDLVSTAHAEGIEDRTTMAPLSVRRLAEMADLGRRVVAIELAVAAQAAELRAIGPRGIGTGRAAAVIRDVVPYLTAERTVPDLEALVAIVASGAFAPERLAR from the coding sequence GTGACCGTCGTCCTGACCGGGAGCGATCTCACCCGCGGGGACGTGGTGAGGGTCGCGCGAAGCGGGGCGCCGGTCCGGCTCGCACCGGCGGCCGTCGAGCGTATGGCGGCCGCCCGGACGGTCGTGGACCACGCCCTCGCCCGCCAGGATCCGGTCTACGGCCTCACGACCGCCGTCGGCGTTCTCAAACGGGTCGCGGTGGACGTTGGATCCGCGGGCGAGCTGTCGCGGCGGATCATCCGGCATCATCTCGTGGGACAGGGGCCGCCGGCGCCACCGGACGTCGTCCGGGCGACGATCCTGCGGCTCGCGAACGGGTTCGCGAGCGGTATCGTGGGCGTTCGGCCAGAGCTCGCGGAGCGACTCGTCGCGGCTCTTGAGGATGGCCGGACCCCGATCGTCCGGATCCTCGGCTCCGTGGGCCAGGCGGACCTCTCCCAGATGGCCGACATCGCGATCGACCTCTTCGCGGACGTCGAACTCGCCCCCGGGGAGGGTCTCGCCCTCGTGAGCAGCAACTCGTTCTCCACCGGATGGGCCGCACTCGCGGTCACGGACGCGTTCGATCTGCTCGACGCGATGACGACCGCCGGAGCGATGAGCCTCGAGGCACTCGCCGCGAACCCGTCGATGCTGCACCCGGCGATCGCCCGGGTCCGCCCATATCCCGGCCTGCGGACCGAGCTCGACCGCCTTCGGATGCTCCTCGCCGGTTCGTTCATCTGGGAGGACGCGCGGGCGCGATCGCTACAGGACCCGCTCACGTTCCGCAACCTGCCGCACATCCTCGGAGCGTGCCGCGACGTATCCACCCACGTGGAGGGCCAGCTCGCGATCGAGCTCAACGCGTCGCAGGGGAACCCGATCGTCGTCGTGGACGAGGATCGCCTCATCTCCGTCGCGAACCACGAGGTCCTGCCGCTCGTCCTCGCGACGGACCACCTTCGGACGGCTCTCGCCTCCGCGCTCAGCTCCTCGAGCGAACGGACGGTCAAGCTCCTCGAGACCCCATGGTCCGGGCTGCCGACCGGCCTCGTCGCGACGTCGGACGGGGCCGAGCCCGGACTCGCATACCTCGGGATCGCGAGCCAGGCGCTCGCGGCTGAGGCGCGGTCCATCGCGACGCCCGTCTCCCACGACCTTGTCTCGACCGCCCATGCCGAGGGGATCGAGGATCGCACCACGATGGCGCCGCTTTCGGTGCGGCGGCTCGCCGAGATGGCCGATCTCGGCCGGCGCGTCGTCGCGATCGAGCTCGCGGTGGCGGCCCAGGCGGCCGAGCTCCGCGCGATCGGCCCGCGCGGGATCGGGACCGGACGGGCCGCGGCGGTGATCCGCGATGTCGTCCCGTACCTCACCGCCGAGCGGACGGTGCCGGACCTCGAGGCGCTCGTCGCGATCGTCGCGAGCGGTGCGTTCGCGCCGGAGCGACTCGCCCGATGA
- a CDS encoding class I SAM-dependent methyltransferase, with protein MTTDMTELDRPTAAAATTAAAAPPPPERATTDAPPEYDLSYRDRFWPARDYEDRCDRLALRALLPLAGVEILDIGAGFGRLVDEYRAFERVVLADASPEMLAAARERVGADPRIRVVEADATRLPFPDATFDAVVAIRLLVHLGDPEPLFREVRRVLRPGGVFIVEFANRRHALAIARYLVRRQPWSPFGRGSHEYRDSHFAHQPGTVRRQLAEAGLTADATRTVSLFRSPWFKAHVPTHLLTAVEARLQGPLGPLAPGPSVYIRAVRGADRGSAAPV; from the coding sequence GTGACCACCGACATGACCGAGCTCGACCGCCCGACAGCGGCCGCCGCGACAACGGCCGCCGCGGCGCCTCCGCCGCCTGAACGGGCGACGACGGACGCGCCTCCGGAGTACGACCTCAGCTACCGGGACCGGTTCTGGCCGGCCCGCGACTACGAGGACCGCTGCGATCGGCTCGCCCTGCGGGCGCTCCTGCCGCTCGCCGGCGTCGAGATCCTCGACATCGGCGCCGGATTCGGGCGCCTCGTGGACGAATACCGGGCGTTCGAGCGGGTCGTGCTCGCGGACGCCTCACCGGAGATGCTCGCGGCAGCCAGGGAGCGGGTCGGCGCCGACCCGCGGATCCGCGTCGTCGAGGCCGACGCGACCCGGCTGCCGTTCCCGGACGCGACGTTCGACGCGGTCGTCGCGATCCGACTGCTCGTCCATCTCGGCGATCCCGAGCCGCTCTTCCGCGAGGTCCGCCGGGTCCTCCGCCCGGGCGGGGTCTTCATCGTCGAGTTCGCGAATCGGCGGCACGCCCTGGCGATCGCCCGGTATCTCGTTCGGCGCCAACCGTGGTCGCCCTTCGGTCGCGGATCACACGAATATCGCGACAGCCATTTCGCCCACCAGCCGGGAACGGTGCGCCGCCAGCTTGCCGAGGCGGGGCTCACGGCCGACGCGACGCGCACGGTCTCGCTGTTCCGCTCCCCGTGGTTCAAGGCGCACGTCCCGACGCACCTCCTCACCGCCGTCGAGGCACGGCTCCAGGGTCCGCTCGGCCCGCTCGCTCCGGGACCGTCCGTCTACATCCGTGCGGTCCGCGGCGCCGATCGGGGATCGGCCGCCCCGGTGTGA
- a CDS encoding DUF2156 domain-containing protein gives MTVAYRRRRAIIPAPADWRRSTASFSIPERPAGVGPKNILRTSVRVGAVVTVGLLGVAVLAAALGWSALGPPVDVPTTPVAPLTPAFLRILGAVALWSLAVGIARGNSLAWWMTLVVVALAVLADLPSSVAGRADLGVAVLAVLVVGFLVSGRHDDVGGAPGWGRWVAVALVLLGLGSFGPIADAVPMLPQVARVAVAIAAIGILRPAPSASGGEGSVGEGSAGAAEAVIAASGTGALLPFQRRPGMRSFVARSGDCVVVYARAGRTVVILGDPIGPPERWIEVLREFGAAARRAGWIVTVYQATVDARDALGAAGFGRIFRIGQEAIVELTTFSLAGSRRANLRHTVTRLRRDGGSTAWFPEGLDDATAGSIGSELAGIDAAWRVAAGPELGFTIGAFRPSDIRTVPLAVAFDPAGLPIAFVTFRPTGADGGFVLDLIRRRAGSVPGAVEACIAEAALGFRAAGALRLSLGLAPIHGLRSDAGPIEERSIRWAAEAVGRWYDIDGLAFFKAKFDPVWIERSIAIRHRRDVLAVAVALVRLHLSSDGRLGGAIGALLAPLRRRRSVNEIVS, from the coding sequence GTGACCGTGGCCTATCGCCGGCGTCGCGCTATCATCCCGGCCCCAGCCGACTGGAGGCGCAGCACGGCGAGCTTCTCGATCCCTGAGCGGCCCGCTGGCGTCGGGCCGAAGAACATCCTCCGCACATCCGTGCGCGTGGGCGCGGTCGTCACCGTCGGTCTGCTCGGCGTCGCGGTCCTCGCGGCGGCCCTCGGGTGGTCCGCGCTCGGCCCACCGGTCGATGTCCCGACGACACCTGTCGCCCCGCTGACGCCGGCGTTCCTCCGGATCCTCGGCGCGGTCGCCCTCTGGTCGCTGGCCGTCGGGATCGCCCGCGGCAACTCCCTGGCCTGGTGGATGACCCTCGTCGTGGTCGCACTCGCGGTCCTCGCGGACCTGCCCTCGAGTGTGGCCGGTCGAGCGGACCTGGGGGTCGCGGTCCTCGCGGTTCTCGTCGTCGGGTTCCTCGTCAGCGGCCGCCACGATGACGTGGGCGGGGCTCCCGGCTGGGGTCGGTGGGTCGCGGTCGCGCTCGTCCTCCTCGGGCTCGGCTCGTTCGGACCGATCGCCGACGCCGTGCCAATGCTCCCGCAGGTTGCTCGAGTGGCGGTCGCGATCGCGGCGATCGGCATCCTTCGGCCGGCCCCCAGCGCGTCCGGCGGCGAGGGGTCGGTGGGCGAGGGGTCGGCGGGCGCCGCCGAGGCGGTCATCGCGGCGTCGGGGACCGGCGCGCTGCTCCCGTTCCAGCGGCGGCCCGGCATGCGGTCGTTCGTCGCCCGGTCCGGGGACTGCGTCGTCGTGTACGCGCGGGCCGGCCGGACCGTCGTCATCCTCGGCGACCCGATCGGACCGCCCGAGCGCTGGATTGAGGTCCTCCGCGAGTTCGGCGCCGCGGCTCGCAGGGCCGGCTGGATCGTCACCGTGTACCAGGCCACCGTGGACGCCCGCGACGCTCTCGGAGCGGCCGGCTTCGGACGGATCTTCCGGATCGGCCAGGAGGCGATCGTCGAGCTGACGACCTTCAGCCTCGCCGGCTCGCGGCGGGCCAACCTCCGGCACACGGTCACCCGGCTCCGGCGTGACGGCGGCTCGACCGCGTGGTTCCCGGAGGGGCTCGACGACGCAACGGCCGGTTCGATCGGGTCCGAGCTCGCCGGCATCGATGCCGCATGGCGCGTCGCGGCCGGACCGGAGCTCGGATTCACGATCGGCGCCTTCCGGCCGTCGGACATCCGAACCGTGCCGCTCGCGGTCGCGTTCGATCCGGCCGGCCTCCCGATCGCGTTCGTGACGTTCCGCCCGACCGGCGCCGACGGCGGTTTCGTCCTCGACCTCATCCGTCGTCGGGCCGGCAGCGTGCCCGGCGCGGTGGAGGCGTGCATCGCCGAGGCGGCACTCGGGTTCCGCGCGGCCGGGGCCCTGCGGCTGTCCCTCGGCCTCGCCCCGATCCATGGCCTGCGCTCGGACGCCGGTCCGATCGAGGAACGGTCCATCAGGTGGGCCGCGGAGGCCGTCGGACGCTGGTACGACATCGACGGGCTCGCGTTCTTCAAGGCGAAGTTCGATCCCGTCTGGATCGAGCGATCGATCGCCATCCGGCATCGCCGGGACGTCCTCGCGGTGGCGGTCGCGCTCGTCCGACTCCATCTGAGCAGCGACGGGCGGCTCGGCGGTGCGATCGGCGCGCTCCTGGCGCCCCTCCGTCGTCGGCGCTCGGTTAACGAAATCGTATCCTGA
- a CDS encoding aldose 1-epimerase gives MVPSQVELRAPGGDAVAVVDIGAGGRLASLVLGGQERLVGSPAPDDRSVHWGSFLMAPWVGRMAEARLAWDGRIHRLPADHGRHALHGLVLGRPWSVTEAGDGRVDLDIALGPLGWPFGGRARQSIRLTAGHLTMTAELRADVVAMPAALGWHPWFRRPATGDIAVTVAASEALELTTDLIPTGRRLAVDANSDLRAGPALADRRLDTVYVDVASPVRLAWPDLTLTMEFMPPVSTVVVYTPRAAVCVEPMTGWPDAAALAAAGVTGTGLVRLEPGGSLRAVTTWRWR, from the coding sequence GTGGTCCCGTCCCAGGTCGAGCTCCGGGCTCCCGGTGGAGACGCTGTCGCCGTGGTCGACATCGGCGCCGGCGGTCGGCTCGCGTCGCTCGTCCTCGGCGGCCAGGAGCGGCTCGTCGGCTCGCCTGCCCCGGACGATCGGAGCGTCCACTGGGGATCGTTCCTCATGGCGCCATGGGTCGGCCGGATGGCCGAGGCGAGGCTCGCGTGGGACGGTCGAATCCACCGGCTGCCGGCGGACCATGGCCGCCACGCGCTCCACGGCCTCGTGCTCGGCCGCCCGTGGAGCGTCACCGAGGCCGGCGATGGCCGCGTCGACCTCGATATCGCGCTCGGACCGCTTGGCTGGCCGTTCGGCGGACGGGCGCGCCAGTCGATCCGCCTCACTGCCGGGCACCTGACCATGACCGCGGAGCTCCGGGCGGACGTCGTCGCCATGCCGGCGGCGCTCGGCTGGCATCCGTGGTTCCGGAGGCCCGCCACGGGTGACATCGCCGTGACCGTCGCGGCGAGCGAGGCGCTCGAGCTGACGACGGACCTCATCCCCACCGGGCGCCGGCTCGCCGTCGATGCGAACTCGGACCTCCGGGCCGGCCCGGCCCTCGCCGACCGTCGTCTCGACACCGTCTACGTCGACGTCGCGTCTCCCGTCCGACTGGCGTGGCCGGACCTCACCCTCACGATGGAGTTCATGCCACCCGTCTCGACGGTGGTCGTCTACACGCCCCGCGCGGCCGTCTGCGTCGAACCGATGACCGGCTGGCCGGACGCGGCGGCGCTCGCGGCGGCTGGCGTGACGGGCACCGGCCTCGTCCGCCTCGAACCGGGCGGCAGCCTGCGCGCGGTGACGACATGGCGATGGCGGTGA
- a CDS encoding phosphoenolpyruvate carboxylase, which translates to MGGGRAILEREIRLLGALLGQVIAEQGGRELFDVVERTRRRLVLARRAEDPGARDRAARDVAAEIAGLDLERLETVARSFTLYFQLVNLAEERDRTRRLRTAARRTAAPLPGSVDEALLRLVRDDGVGALGPALRQLAVTPVLTAHPTEARRRTLLVALRRIGRLLGRLEDARATLEEDADARRRLREEISILWRTAEIRSVAPSPLDEVRAGLAFFDESLFTSAPRLYRSLDAAYDRACAALAERDPAARTVPAAPAVATDAGRTGARPPAIRPFLRYGSWIGGDRDGNPHVTADATVHAIRIHADHVLRGYEAVTARLMQTIAVAVAPDRVDPGLARALARDAEELPDTARQLARRFPNEPYRQRFGAMGERLRRTRAGLTAQPGPGTGRYPDAAAFDAELTVVETALGADGLGRVAWGEVAELRWQVATFGFHLASLEIRQHAAVHRAALAALAARHGPGAEVDLRTEIAPGVTLGEVIATFRAIARIQARHGEDACRRYVVSFTTSIEDVRAVLELAERAADPSIVPGAATALADLPPGTPSLDVVPLLESAVALEHAEAILDALLDDPGYRRHLDTRPDGQEVMLGYSDSSKESGFLAATWLLHRAQEGLIRSARRHGVRLTLFHGRGGSIGRGGGPADRAILAQAAGSVAGRLKFTEQGEVIAAHYGSPDLARRHLEQITAATLLASSPTHETAVDRAAVDGAPILADLADRALRAYLDLVGSPGFLRVFAETTPIRQIAGLALGSRPASRPAAASAALEDLRAIPWVFAWSQVRVNLPGWYGIGSALGEAIAAGGPEGLARLRALRAVWPFFASLLDAAEISLAWTDIATFERYLALSEGPEARAVGAEIATEYERSVRAILALSSRDRLLADDPALARSIALRSPYIDALSSLQVDLLGRLRSTRSGEPEEQLLRRLVGATLGGIAAGLQTTG; encoded by the coding sequence ATCGGCGGCGGCCGGGCCATCCTGGAACGGGAGATCCGGCTCCTCGGCGCGCTCCTCGGCCAGGTCATCGCGGAACAGGGCGGGCGGGAGCTCTTCGACGTCGTCGAACGGACCCGCCGCCGCCTCGTCCTCGCTCGCCGCGCGGAGGATCCCGGAGCCCGCGATCGTGCCGCGAGGGATGTCGCCGCGGAGATCGCCGGACTCGATCTCGAGCGGCTCGAGACGGTGGCCCGGTCGTTCACCCTGTACTTCCAGCTCGTCAACCTCGCCGAGGAGCGTGACCGGACGCGTCGCCTCCGCACCGCAGCGCGCCGCACGGCGGCGCCGCTTCCCGGCTCCGTCGACGAGGCCCTGCTCCGGCTCGTCCGCGACGACGGCGTCGGCGCGCTCGGGCCGGCGCTCCGACAGCTCGCCGTCACGCCGGTCCTGACGGCGCACCCGACGGAGGCTCGGCGTCGAACCCTCCTCGTGGCGCTCCGTCGCATCGGCCGCCTGCTCGGGCGACTCGAGGATGCGCGGGCCACGCTGGAGGAGGACGCGGATGCCCGCCGCCGCCTCCGCGAGGAGATCTCCATTCTCTGGCGGACGGCCGAGATCCGGTCCGTGGCACCGAGTCCGCTCGACGAGGTGCGGGCCGGTCTCGCGTTCTTCGACGAGTCGCTCTTCACGTCCGCTCCGCGGCTCTATCGGTCGCTCGACGCGGCGTACGACCGGGCGTGCGCCGCCCTCGCGGAGCGGGATCCTGCCGCGCGGACCGTGCCCGCCGCGCCGGCCGTGGCCACCGACGCCGGCCGGACCGGCGCGCGGCCGCCCGCGATCCGGCCGTTCCTCCGCTACGGCTCGTGGATCGGCGGCGACCGCGACGGCAACCCCCACGTGACGGCCGACGCGACCGTCCACGCGATCCGGATCCACGCCGACCACGTCCTTCGCGGATACGAGGCGGTGACAGCCCGTCTCATGCAGACGATCGCCGTCGCGGTCGCACCGGATCGTGTCGATCCCGGACTCGCGCGCGCCCTCGCCCGCGACGCGGAGGAGCTGCCCGACACCGCCCGTCAGCTCGCCCGGCGCTTCCCGAACGAGCCGTATCGCCAGCGATTCGGGGCGATGGGCGAGCGACTTCGGCGGACGCGGGCAGGGTTGACCGCACAGCCCGGACCCGGGACCGGCCGCTACCCGGACGCGGCCGCCTTCGATGCCGAGCTCACGGTGGTCGAGACAGCGCTCGGCGCGGATGGCCTCGGACGCGTCGCCTGGGGCGAGGTGGCCGAGCTGCGGTGGCAGGTCGCGACCTTCGGATTCCACCTCGCGTCGCTCGAGATCCGCCAGCATGCCGCGGTCCATCGGGCGGCCCTCGCCGCGCTCGCCGCCCGCCACGGCCCCGGCGCCGAGGTCGACCTCCGAACCGAGATCGCCCCGGGGGTGACCCTCGGCGAGGTGATCGCGACGTTCCGTGCGATCGCCCGCATCCAGGCCCGCCACGGCGAGGATGCCTGCCGCCGTTATGTCGTTTCGTTCACCACGTCGATCGAGGATGTCCGCGCGGTCCTCGAGCTCGCCGAACGGGCCGCTGACCCGTCGATCGTCCCAGGGGCCGCGACGGCCCTCGCCGATCTCCCGCCCGGGACGCCGAGCCTGGACGTCGTGCCGCTGCTCGAATCCGCCGTGGCACTTGAGCATGCGGAGGCGATCCTCGACGCCCTCCTCGATGATCCCGGCTACCGCCGTCACCTCGACACCCGTCCGGACGGGCAGGAGGTCATGCTCGGCTACTCGGACTCGTCGAAGGAGTCGGGATTCCTCGCCGCGACCTGGCTCCTCCATCGAGCTCAGGAGGGCCTCATCCGATCGGCTCGTCGCCACGGCGTGCGCCTCACCCTCTTCCACGGCCGGGGTGGGTCGATCGGCCGCGGGGGAGGGCCGGCCGATCGGGCGATCCTCGCCCAGGCTGCCGGTTCGGTCGCCGGGCGGCTCAAGTTCACCGAACAGGGCGAGGTCATCGCCGCCCACTACGGCAGCCCCGACCTCGCCCGCCGGCACCTCGAGCAGATCACGGCCGCCACCCTCCTCGCATCGAGCCCGACCCACGAAACGGCGGTCGACCGGGCTGCGGTCGACGGAGCGCCGATCCTCGCCGACCTCGCCGACCGGGCCCTGCGGGCCTACCTCGATCTCGTCGGATCGCCGGGGTTCCTGCGGGTCTTCGCCGAGACGACGCCGATCCGGCAGATCGCCGGGCTCGCCCTCGGGTCCCGTCCCGCGTCGCGTCCGGCGGCCGCATCCGCCGCACTCGAGGACCTGCGGGCCATCCCGTGGGTCTTCGCCTGGTCGCAGGTGCGGGTCAACCTGCCCGGCTGGTACGGGATCGGATCCGCGCTGGGGGAGGCGATCGCCGCCGGCGGGCCGGAGGGCCTCGCCCGGCTCCGGGCCCTGCGGGCGGTGTGGCCGTTCTTCGCCTCGCTCCTCGACGCCGCGGAGATCTCGCTCGCCTGGACGGATATCGCGACGTTCGAGCGCTATCTCGCCCTCTCCGAGGGGCCGGAGGCGCGGGCGGTCGGCGCGGAGATCGCCACGGAATACGAGAGGTCCGTTCGGGCGATCCTCGCGCTGTCCAGCCGCGATCGGCTCCTCGCCGACGATCCGGCGCTCGCCCGGTCGATCGCCCTCCGCTCGCCGTACATCGACGCGCTCTCGTCGCTCCAGGTGGATCTGCTCGGCCGGCTTCGATCGACCCGCTCGGGCGAACCGGAGGAACAGCTCCTTCGGCGCCTCGTCGGCGCGACGCTCGGCGGCATCGCCGCCGGCCTGCAGACGACCGGTTGA
- the mmuM gene encoding homocysteine S-methyltransferase, whose protein sequence is MSIDRADGGRSFGLAVTQGPIVLDGGLATELEAQGADLRDALWSARLLVEDPDAIVRAHLAFYRAGARVATTASYQASFAGFARRGIDAAAARDLFALSVRLADEARHRCADEVAAGATPPGATGGPAPAGATVARYVAASVGPYGATLADGSEYRGRYGLSTADLRAFHAPRMAVLAGAGADVLACETIPELEEGAALVGLFEELETSGWLSFTCADGERLAGGAPVEDAFALAESSPRVIAIGVNCTAPEHVDELLARARSVTDRPLVVYPNSGERWDPVAGQWQAVPAAPSSRVDGAAARRWVTAGARLVGGCCRVTPATIAGIAAVVDRPSPAAGGS, encoded by the coding sequence ATGTCGATCGATCGGGCTGACGGCGGCCGGTCGTTCGGCCTCGCGGTCACCCAGGGCCCGATCGTCCTCGACGGCGGGCTCGCGACCGAGCTCGAGGCGCAGGGTGCCGATCTGCGCGATGCCCTGTGGTCGGCCAGGCTCCTCGTCGAGGATCCGGACGCGATCGTGCGGGCCCATCTCGCCTTCTATCGAGCCGGAGCTCGGGTCGCCACGACGGCGAGCTACCAGGCGTCGTTCGCGGGGTTCGCCCGACGGGGGATCGACGCCGCGGCAGCGAGGGACCTCTTTGCGCTCAGCGTGCGCCTCGCCGACGAGGCTCGCCACCGCTGCGCGGACGAGGTCGCCGCCGGTGCGACTCCGCCGGGTGCGACCGGCGGCCCGGCTCCGGCGGGTGCGACCGTCGCTCGATATGTCGCCGCCTCCGTCGGGCCGTACGGAGCGACGCTGGCCGACGGCTCGGAGTATCGAGGCCGCTACGGGCTCTCGACCGCCGACCTCCGCGCCTTCCACGCTCCCCGGATGGCGGTCCTCGCCGGCGCGGGCGCCGATGTCCTCGCCTGCGAGACGATCCCCGAGCTCGAGGAGGGAGCCGCGCTCGTCGGGTTGTTCGAGGAGCTCGAGACCTCCGGCTGGCTGAGCTTCACCTGCGCCGATGGCGAGCGTCTCGCAGGCGGCGCGCCGGTCGAGGACGCATTCGCGCTGGCCGAGTCGTCACCGCGGGTCATCGCGATCGGTGTCAACTGCACGGCGCCCGAGCACGTTGACGAGCTCCTTGCCCGTGCGCGCTCGGTCACGGATCGGCCGCTCGTGGTGTACCCGAACAGCGGCGAGCGATGGGATCCCGTCGCGGGGCAGTGGCAGGCGGTGCCGGCGGCGCCGTCCTCGCGGGTCGACGGAGCGGCGGCGCGTCGGTGGGTGACGGCCGGCGCCAGGCTCGTCGGCGGCTGCTGCCGCGTCACCCCGGCGACCATCGCGGGGATCGCTGCCGTGGTGGACAGACCGTCGCCGGCAGCGGGCGGATCGTGA